AACGAAATTCAATTTGCCGTTAAGGATGATCTGGATCTGGAAATTATGAAAGAATTTGAAAAGCAGGTAAACAAAGAAAAATATCCCAATTCAAAGAAAGGTACTGTAAAGTTCCAACTGATTTATAAAGTCAATTCTTACAATGATACAGAATAAATTATTTCTTAGACTATTTTCCCTGCTCACTTATTTGTAATTTAGCCACTCAAAAAAGAACCATGAAACTTTATATTTTAACTTTCCTGTTTTGCATTTTCAATCTTACAGTTGCACAGGAAAAACAATATCAATCTATACCGAAGGCCTTTATATGACCCTGGAAGATGTTTTAAACAAAAAACCGTCGTCCACCGAAGAAGTATATTTCAAAGCCTGTGAAAAATGTGATTCTCTTGATCTGCCGGAAAAAGCATTCTTTTACTTTAAAGAAAAAAATAAAAGAGTGAGAATTCCCTTAGCCGTTTCGCATAAAGGAGAAATGTATTTTCAGACCTATCGAAAATATACCAACAAGAAAGACAATGGATATGACCCCGACCAATATTCAAGGTTTTGTAGAGTTTTGAACTATGGGAGATTTATTTATTTTGAAGAAAACATGAAAGGTTTATGGTCGAAGGCATTTTTAGGAGCATTAAGTCCTCTTACTTATTCCATCAATGGAAAAACCAAAGGAATTGTTTTAGATTTAGAAAACAAAGAATTTAATATTCTGCAAAACTGTGATGATTTAAATGATTTCCTATCGGCCCATAATATTCCTGAAATCCAATGCAACCCAGAAGCCTACACCATTGGAGATTTGAGAGCAAAAATTGAAGAAATCAATATGCCTTACCGCTAAGTGTACGTTAACAATATATGTAAAGCCGTTCCGTTATAAGGACGGTTTTATTATTTTATAAAAAAACTTTTAACCGAATGAAAAAATGTATAACAGTTTATCTTGTTTTTTTCTCCTGCTTTTTATGGTCACAGGAAATAATCTATCCTAAATATATTTACGAAAAAGATTTAAATAGCATTACTCTAGAAAAAACTGAAGACATCAATTTTTTCAGATATAAGCAAATACAGTATATAGGTCATCCTCAAAAAAACATTAACCTTAAATATACTGATAATGAATTACATAATAAAATCTTAGAAAGAAATTATAAAAATAGTGATTTCATAGCTCTTAATAAAGAACTTAATGAGCGTCAGTATAAAGATCTCCGAATTTTTGTAGATACCTCCCAAAAAACACCATTAACTATAACCGATATTGATACTACAAAAATATCAAATGCAGACTATAATGCTAAAATGGATAGTTTATCTGTAGGCTTAAAGCTCTCAAAAGAGATCCCATTCATTATGACTTATTATGATGGATTTCCTGTTACCATTTATAACATGGAAGGGAAGGAGCGTGTAATTGGTTTTGGTAACAATGTGATATTAGAGCTGGAAGCTTTAGATAAAAATTATCAATGGAAAAAAATATATAATTTCAGAAAATATACTTGTGGAACAGGTATTAAATTTTTCGTTTTAAAGCCAAAAGAAATTGCAACTGTATTTGAGCCTCGATTAAGTGGTAATTTTAAAACAAAATTCAGATACAGGTTAGGGAATATTCTTTCAAATGAATTTGATGGAAATATCAATGATCATTATTTGGAAGATGCTCATTCATTTTAAATAATAAAATTATAACCTTAACCATGAATTATAAAAATTTTCTTTTATCCCTATTATTTCTAATGCTATTCATGAGTGTACATGCACAAATGGATAGCATTGAAATTAAAAAATATCAAATAGAACAAGACAAAATATGGGATTCAATCTGTACTGCAGAGACCCAATTAGCTCTTGAGGAAATTAAGCTTGGGAAGCTGACATATGTAATTCCAAAAGGAATGGTAGAAATGTTTGACAGTGATAAAGAATTGAACCAACTATTAAAAAAGTATAAAATCAAAACTACTCCTCAAGGAATATTTTGTACTGTACCTTATGAAAAACAGTTTTGTTACGGTGATCTCATGAATAAAGAAATTGAAAAATTGTATGGTTCAAATTTTATTGAGAAAAAAAGAGAAGAAGCTGAAAAAATATATATTACAAAAAACATTTATAAAATTTTTCCCGGGAATGAATGTGATAGAAATCACTCCATTTATCCTCTGGCAAAAAATGTAGATGAATACATTGATAGATATAGAGGGGATTATTTCAAAGATTTTACCTATCCGGCTAATTATATACATAGAAAAGAGGGAGACCTCTATTCACATACTGATATTGAATTTATATTAACCAGAAAAGGTAAAATAAAAAATTTAAAGGTGCATTCAACTTTTCATAATCCTTATAATCAAAAATTCGCTAAAGAATTTGAAGAAAAAGCAAAATATTTTATTCAAAATATCTCTTGGATTCCTAATAAAAAGTCTGAAATTATTGTAAAGAGTAAAGAAACTCTCACTTTTCTCTATGATAAATATGACAAATAAAACGTAATCACACTACAAGAAGCTATAAACCTCAAATATAGAAGCTTATAAAGCCAATAAATGAAAGTTTATCTAAAATTATCAACCCGCACACAAGCAATAAAAACTTCAATATTTATTTTTGCAGTCATAAGGTTCCTTAAAATATTTTCATGAAATTCAGACTTTTTTTATTCTCCCTGTTATTATTTTCTGTGAAGATTCTTGCCTGCAAATGCAATGGTGAGCCCACTCTGAAGTCTTCCTTTGAAAACGCAGATTTTGTTTTTATCGGTGAAGTATATGATGTCACAGAAGTTCCTGCGGGATTCAAAACTGCCCAAAATATTCTAAGCAAAGTAAAAATCAATAAGATCTACAAGTCAGATTACTACAATGAATTTTATACACAGAGTGCTACTCTTTTCGGGTCTCCGCTGCATTCTTGTGATGTTCTTTTCACAGAAAAAGGGAAATATTTAATTTTCGCTTATGATGAAAAAGATACCGGACTCCTCTACTCCAGTCAATGTTTTCTACAAAAAAGGGTGGATCAGCTTTCTTCGGAAGAATTAAAGGAGCTGAAATCTTTAAGTACTGAATATAAAAAATTAGCTGAAAGCTCCAATGCATCCAATCATGCTGAACTTACGGATTTGGTTGTGGATGATTTTAATCAATCCGATCGAAAAATCAATGAACAAAAAAAAGAAATAGTTACGCTTATTCAACAAAATAGCAGGTACAAAATAATCATTTATATTTCAACATTTGTGATCGTCATGTTTCTGATTGCTTTAATTATTTTACGCAAGAAACATCAACGGTGAAATACCATAAAACCGCCTTAATGAATAAGCAGAAAGCAATATATTTGTTTTGAAAACTACATTATGACCAAAACTCTCGAAATAAAAAACAAGAGATGTAATATAAAATCAATCCGTTACTTTCTCCTTTCACTGCTGCTCTTCTCTAGCTTTTGTTGTAAAGAAAAAGTAAAGGATGATACTCGTTTTATTATTTATCAGGTGAATCCTGAGAAACACAATATACAATTGTATTGGAAAAATAATAAAGGGGAACTCCTGAAAAGTATTGATCATCTTAATCTTGATGTTCGGTCTAGAAAAGAAAAATTAGTATTCGCTATGAACGGAGGAATGTTTGAGACCGGCAACGCTCCGAAAGGTCTGTATATTGAAAATTTTAACACCCTAAAACCTATAGACACACTGAAGGGCGTCGGAAACTTTTATCTTCAACCTAACGGAATATTTTATTTAACCCAAAACAAACGGGCAGGAATTGTTGAAACTAAAAAATACAGGCAAAGTAAAAACATCAGATATTCTACCCAATCCGGGCCAATGCTGATAACAAATGGAAACATCAACCCGATCTTTCAGGAAAATTCTAAAAATCTGAACATCAGAAACGGCGTAGGAATTCTGGAAAACGGAGAACTCATTTTTGCGATGTCTAAGAAAGAAGTCAGTTTTTATACCCTAGCACAGTTTTTCAAAAATTTAGGCTGTAAAGATGCTCTTTATCTTGATGGGTATGTTTCAAGAACCTATCTCCCGGCAAAAAACTGGATTCAGAAAGACGGAAATTTTGGAGTGATGATAGGAGTTACAGAGTCTGAAAAATAAAATAAAGTGATTTCATTCCGCCATAAAAAAGGTAAAATATCCCTATCTTTCATGGTATTTCAAAATATTCAATACGTATTATAAAATGAAAAAAGTAATATTAGACCTTGCCACTACATTAGACGGATTTATTGAAGGTCCCAATGGAGAAACAGATTGGTGTATCATGGATGATGATATGGATTTTGATGGGTTTCTGACAGGGATAGACACCATTTTTTACGGAAGAGTAAGCTATGATGCATGGGGAAATTATCAGCCGGAAGAAAATGCAGGTCCGGAAGAACAAAAACTCTGGGAAGCCATTCATTCAAAAAATAAATTTGTGTTTTCCAGTCAAAACAGAGAAGATGAAAATGCCGTTTTCATCAGTTCTGATATTTTAGAAAAAGTTTCTGAAATAAAAAAACAGGGTGGAAAAGACATCTGGCTGTATGGAGGAGCAAGTCTTATTAAAACATTTATCCAGCATAATCTGATTGATACCTACAGGATATCTGTTCATCCGATTGCCTTAGGAAAAGGAAAACCACTTTTTGAAGATTTAAAGGAAAAATTAAATTTAAAACTGGTAGCTACTAATGTTTTTAAATCCGGTGTGGTACAAATTATTTACGAAGCTTAAACTTAAAACAGTCAGGACATGAATGCCCAGCTTGAAACTATTATTCTGTATGTAAAAAACGTGCAGTTGCTCAGGAACTTTTATGTGGATTATTTTAATCTGAAAGTGATTGAGGAAGATCCAATCTGGGTTTTGCTTGATGCCGGAGGTGCCCATATCGGATTACATAAAATAGGAGACCAGTATCTTGAAAAAATAGAAGCCGGACATCTTTTCGACAATAATACCAAACTCGTTTTTGAAATTGATATTGATATAGAATCTGCAAGAAATGAACTGGTCTCAAAAAACATTCAGATGAAAGAGATCAAAACTTTTGAGGACTACCCTTTCTGGCTCTGTGACGGAACTGATCCGGAAGGAAATGTTTTTCAATTAAAAAGCAAAAAATAAAACTAACTAATCTACAGCCATGAAAAAAATAATTGCCGTCACCTGTCTTGTCTTAATTCTAACCCTTTATAACTATCCTATTTTTGACGACAAAAAAATTACATTTGCTGTTATTTTTCTGTGCTTTGCTGTTATTGTATTTTCGATAGCAAAACTTTATTCTCCCGTTGAAAAAGAAGATTATGATTCGATTGAAAAAGAAATGGACAAACTGCATGATGATGACGGGATCTTTCAATACACAGACGAAGGGTTTTATTTTAAACAAAAAAACTCAACAGAATTGATACTGTGGGATGAAATTATTTCAATATATTCTTTCCGCATTCCATCACCATTCAGTAAAAGAAAACAATCCGGGCTGGAAATTATTACCGATAGGAAAAGCTATGAATTTGATTATACTGTAACACCCGGAATCGTAAAGCTGGCCGATCAGCTTTACAACCAACTTCCAGACTGGAAAGAAGATTATTCACCTATGGACATAAACAATTTCGGACTTGAGAAAACAAAATTGTATGAAAGAAAACATTCACAGTAATCTATCAGATATGCCGGCTATCATTGAAATAAAAAACAAACCCAATTGGGCGGTAACTTTTATATTGGGGCTGGGTTTATTTATACTCTCTTTTATTATTCTGATTATTATTCCCCTTATGAGCATGCAGGCGGAAGGGTTTTATATTGTTTTAAACTATATTTCAACCGTCATTCCGTTTGCTGCTTTTTTTATCCTATTTCTGTATATCTGGCTGTGGAATACCTTTGGAAAAACAATTCTCACTATTGAACCCGAACAAATAACAGTCCGATATAAAAACAAGTTGTTTACAAGTCCCAGAATCTATCTGAAAAAGGAAATTGATCACGTTCAGATAAAAGACTTTCAGGTAGAAAAGTATAAATTTGGTGTCCGCTATCATTTTTCAATAAGTGAGTCTACGTATTCTATTGTTTTTATACAAAATGGCAACGAAACCAGAATTGTAAACTGGATCACTATAACTAAAGCTTACGACATAGCTGATGAAATAAAAAAATGTGGGATTAAAATACAAGATATGCTTTATGTGTAAATTGACCATTAATAAAAACACAATAAAGAACAAAACATTTTTGAAATTCCATGTAATATTATAACACCTAAAAGTGTCTTATTAAAAAAAAATTAAATGAAATCTATTGTAACGTGCTTTATTTTATTACTTGCAGCCGGACCTCTTTTTTCTCAAAAATCCAAACAGCTGGAACAGGTATTCTCAACGTATGAAAAGGCCGGTTTGTTTAGTGGTTCAGTTCTAATTGCAGAAAAAGGAAAGATTATTTTTGAAAAAAGCTACGGCTATAGAAATGCTTCTAAAAAAGAGAAAAATACCAATAACAGCCTTTATCGGGTTTTCTCTACCACAAAAATGTTCACTGCCACCGTTATTTTTCAGCTGGAAGAAGAGGGAAAATTATCTTTGAATGACAAGCTTTCGAAATACTATCCGGATTTTCCAAAAGGCGACAGCATTACTCTTGCCCATTTGCTTTCCCATACATCAGGAATTCCCAATGATACAAATTCTGAGTATACTGTAGATGAAGAAACATTTTTAAAATATATTTCTGCAAAACCTTTGAATTTTTCCCCCGGTAAAGATTGGGATTACTCCAATTCCGGGTATTATATTCTCAGCTATATCATTAAGAAAGTTACTGGCATGAACTACGATAAAGCGATTGAAGATTATATCCTGAAACCTTTGAAAATGAATCATAGTGGATTCAACTTCAATAATGTTACTGATGAAAATAAAGCATTGGGTTATGAATTTTTATCTGATAACATGTCAAACGAGGCATTACGTTTCAAAACCGATCACCCTTTTGGTGCAGGAGCTATGTATTCTACAGTGGAAGACCTTTTTAAGTTCAATGAAGCGCTAAAGAATTATACTATCCTGAAAAAAGAAACGATAGATAAAGCTTTTACTCCTTACCTTAAGGATCATTATGGATTAGGGTTTCAGATTTCAACTGTTTTTGACAAAAAACGGGTAGGTCATAATGGCGGTGGGCCAGGTTACAGAAGCAGATATTACAGAGTCCTGGAAGATGATATTTGTCTGGTTTTAATTTCAAATTCAGAATTATCACACACAGATTTTATTACTCCGCTGGTAGAAAAAATACTGTACAATAAACCTTATAGCATTCCAGCTATTGCAAAAGTGAGTGCGGAGGATTTAAAAAAACTGGAAGGCGTTTATTCTACTGAAAATTCAAACTTCTACATAAATAGTACAGATGGGCAACTGATCTTCAAAGAAGGCAGTTACCCCAGAAACTCTTTATTACCGTTAAGTAAAACATCATTTCAGCTTGATGAAAAATTTTCCTGCACATTTAAACCTGATCAAAATGGAAAAATAGATACTGTTGTCATCCAATTTTGGGATGGAACGGTGAAAACTGCGAAAAGAAATACCAATAATCTTACCTGGGGAATCATTGGAAATGCAACTCCTAACGGCTGGGAGGGAAAAGATATTCCACTACAGACAAATTCTAAAACTCCGAATATTTATTTCCTTAAAAACTATAAACTGAATAAAGGGAATCTTAAATTCAGGTTTAATAATGACTGGGGATACAACCTCGGACTGAATAATGATAATAAAAGTATTGCCTTTGATGCCTACGATTTCCCTATCAATGAAGACGGAATTTATGATATTGTTCTCGATATGACAAATACTGTAAAACCACAATACAGCATCAAAAAATCAAATCCATAAAATCGATATTTACAAATTAAAAAATACACATTTTCAAACCGTTCTGTTTTTCAGAACGGTTTTTATTTTCAATATCCATTCATTTTTTTATTATTTTTATCTGACACAAAATCAAACCACAAAATATAATCTATGCCTCATTTTATTATAGATTGTTCACAGGATATTCTTCAGCAAAGAACACCTGATGAATTAATGGATGTCGTCTACAAAGCGGCTGACGCTACAGGTCTATTTGCTCCCAATGATATTAAAGTCAGACTTCAGCCCTATCAGTATTACAGATTAGGTACAGGTAAGAAAAATTTCCTGCATGTGTTCGGATATATTATGCAGGGACGCAATACGGAACAAAAAGCCCATCTTTCAAAAGAGATTAGTATGAGGCTTTCAGAATTATTACCTGAAATTTCTTTTCTTTCTGTAAACATCAGCGATTTTGAAGCAGCAACATACAGTAACAAAGCTCTCATTAATCCTGAAAATACAGATAACAACCGGCATTTCGGATTATAATACCTTATTTTAAACCAACTAAATACTAATATTATGAGCTTAAAAGCATTAGTTAACAAAAGCGTACAGTACAACAACTGGGTAGTCAATAAATACATCGACTGGTTATCCACAAAGTCTGACGAGCAGCTTAATCAGGAAACAATTTCAAGTTTTCCAACAATCTTAAAAACCTTACATCATATCTGGCAGACCCAGGAATACTGGTGGAGCCATATTTCTGAAAAAAATGATTTTGATTTTACTAAAACTACAGAAACAACTGACAAAGAAGATATTTTCAATGCCATTAAAAACAATTCACAAAAGCTGGTAGATTATGTGGAAAGTCTCTCTGAAGATGATCTTTCAAAGAATGTAAAGATAGAATCTCAATGGTTTCAGTGTGATTTTTCAAAATATGAATACATTCAGCATGCCATTCTTCACGGAACTTATCACAGAGGGCAAATTGTAACCATGGGACGAAATATCGGAATAACAGACGCTCCTATGACCGATTTTAACTTCTGGAATATTTATAAAGACAAGCAATAAAAGGTATATCTTTTCTATCACTTAAAAAGATAGTAATTTACAGTGTAACCCCATCATTATGACCACTAAAACCATAGAACTCGATTTATTTCAGGAGAACATCAAACACCTTTCAACTAATGAGCTCGGGAATTTTATTGCCATAACCTCTAAGAACAAAATTGTAATCTCCGGCACAGAAACGCCATTAGAATTAGGAGTTGATATCTTAATGGCTAAAATCATTAATGAAGAAAAAATTTTAATTGTACTTCATCGTCCAACCTCAATAGAAAATGCTTTAATTATTGACTATACAGGAAAGCCCTATGTAAAATTTAATATTGGTACTTCAATTAATGACATTAAGATAAATGGCAAAAAAATAATAGTATCGTATTTTGATGAAGGTGTTTTAAGAGGCGATAAACCTGACTGTGATGCATTAGCAGTATTTAATCTTAATGGGGAACATGTTTTTGGTTTTAACTCAAGTAATTTACAAGACCAACTTATCGATTGCTATTGTGTTGCCAATTTGGGAAATGGAAAAATAGTTTTTAATGGTTATGGAAATTTTCTGTTGCAGGAGTTGGATGTAAACAACTTTAATCTTGTCAGCTATAGAATTCCACCTGTATGCATAGGTGCTCAATCTGTATCTACCAATGCTGGAAATATTATATTTCATTCAACCTATAAAGACAAAACAAGTTTTTTTATTTGGAATCTTCAATCAGACGAATTCTACCAAATGCATTCGGAATTTAAAAACCTTCACTCTACCGAGAATGGAATATTCTACCAAGTCAACAAAAAATCATTTACTATCATTAACCCATTAGAATTATAAATTTTGTGGATAAGTATGAGATACAATTTCAGAGCACCAACAAATATTCAATTAAACAATTGATTTTTAAATAATTAAATTAAAAACAATGAGTTATCCACATCTTTAAATATTTGTGGATAACTTTCTATTATCCAATTTCCTCTTGTGGATAAACTATGGATAAGTTTTTAACCCATAAAAAAGAACCATATAATATATTAAAATTCAATAATTTAAAATAATATTGAATTTTTGAAAAATTTCTAAAATAAAAAATCATGTGGATAAGTTCTGTGGATAACTTATCCACATTTTTTCAGCCTTATTATTCAGCAATTATTCGCAGGCATTATTTAAAACTAATTCTTGAGGTTATCCACAAAAATAAATTACTCCTATAGCCAGAATTGTTTTTTGTTTTATCAGAATTATTAGATTTTTTGTAAGTTAGTTGATAGAGAATACAACCTCATTTTCAATAAAATTTTAATATAAAAAGTTTAATGTACAACACTACAATCCAAAAAGAATGGTTCTCAGAAGGGGAACGCTATGCAAAAGAAATCAATGAAATGGTTGAATTTGGTGAAAAAAATGGCTGGGAAAACTGGAAAGGTGAAGAACCCGAAGATAAAAGAGCAGATATAGCCCGCGAAGTTTTTGAACTGCTTAAAACTGCTAACAAAAACGAAGACACAGAAAATTTCAGGGAACATTTCCCGCCTGCCCACACTCCTATCATCCCTTTAATGGAAAATAAGGCTCAGAATATTGAACATATGCACTTTATCTCTGATGAAAAAATTGTTTTCATGACAGGCACTTCATATGAAAAAAGACAGGCTTATATTCTTGATAAAGATGTTACCACAAAACTTGATGAAAACATCCGTGCCATTGGGAAATCCAAACGGGAAAACATTTTCGCCATTGCAGATTCTCATAAAATATCTTTATATAAAGGTTGGAACGGAGACCTCATCAATGAATTTGAACTGGATGAAAACCCAGATTTTGGGATTACTGATATGTATCCTTTCAATGATGGAAGCAAAGTAGTGATTGTTTCCTCAGACGGAATTTTCCTGGTTTCAAATACT
The window above is part of the Chryseobacterium sp. MA9 genome. Proteins encoded here:
- a CDS encoding VOC family protein; this translates as MNAQLETIILYVKNVQLLRNFYVDYFNLKVIEEDPIWVLLDAGGAHIGLHKIGDQYLEKIEAGHLFDNNTKLVFEIDIDIESARNELVSKNIQMKEIKTFEDYPFWLCDGTDPEGNVFQLKSKK
- a CDS encoding energy transducer TonB; translated protein: MSVHAQMDSIEIKKYQIEQDKIWDSICTAETQLALEEIKLGKLTYVIPKGMVEMFDSDKELNQLLKKYKIKTTPQGIFCTVPYEKQFCYGDLMNKEIEKLYGSNFIEKKREEAEKIYITKNIYKIFPGNECDRNHSIYPLAKNVDEYIDRYRGDYFKDFTYPANYIHRKEGDLYSHTDIEFILTRKGKIKNLKVHSTFHNPYNQKFAKEFEEKAKYFIQNISWIPNKKSEIIVKSKETLTFLYDKYDK
- a CDS encoding serine hydrolase — protein: MKSIVTCFILLLAAGPLFSQKSKQLEQVFSTYEKAGLFSGSVLIAEKGKIIFEKSYGYRNASKKEKNTNNSLYRVFSTTKMFTATVIFQLEEEGKLSLNDKLSKYYPDFPKGDSITLAHLLSHTSGIPNDTNSEYTVDEETFLKYISAKPLNFSPGKDWDYSNSGYYILSYIIKKVTGMNYDKAIEDYILKPLKMNHSGFNFNNVTDENKALGYEFLSDNMSNEALRFKTDHPFGAGAMYSTVEDLFKFNEALKNYTILKKETIDKAFTPYLKDHYGLGFQISTVFDKKRVGHNGGGPGYRSRYYRVLEDDICLVLISNSELSHTDFITPLVEKILYNKPYSIPAIAKVSAEDLKKLEGVYSTENSNFYINSTDGQLIFKEGSYPRNSLLPLSKTSFQLDEKFSCTFKPDQNGKIDTVVIQFWDGTVKTAKRNTNNLTWGIIGNATPNGWEGKDIPLQTNSKTPNIYFLKNYKLNKGNLKFRFNNDWGYNLGLNNDNKSIAFDAYDFPINEDGIYDIVLDMTNTVKPQYSIKKSNP
- a CDS encoding DinB family protein, which codes for MSLKALVNKSVQYNNWVVNKYIDWLSTKSDEQLNQETISSFPTILKTLHHIWQTQEYWWSHISEKNDFDFTKTTETTDKEDIFNAIKNNSQKLVDYVESLSEDDLSKNVKIESQWFQCDFSKYEYIQHAILHGTYHRGQIVTMGRNIGITDAPMTDFNFWNIYKDKQ
- a CDS encoding phosphodiester glycosidase family protein produces the protein MTKTLEIKNKRCNIKSIRYFLLSLLLFSSFCCKEKVKDDTRFIIYQVNPEKHNIQLYWKNNKGELLKSIDHLNLDVRSRKEKLVFAMNGGMFETGNAPKGLYIENFNTLKPIDTLKGVGNFYLQPNGIFYLTQNKRAGIVETKKYRQSKNIRYSTQSGPMLITNGNINPIFQENSKNLNIRNGVGILENGELIFAMSKKEVSFYTLAQFFKNLGCKDALYLDGYVSRTYLPAKNWIQKDGNFGVMIGVTESEK
- a CDS encoding 5-carboxymethyl-2-hydroxymuconate Delta-isomerase; amino-acid sequence: MPHFIIDCSQDILQQRTPDELMDVVYKAADATGLFAPNDIKVRLQPYQYYRLGTGKKNFLHVFGYIMQGRNTEQKAHLSKEISMRLSELLPEISFLSVNISDFEAATYSNKALINPENTDNNRHFGL
- a CDS encoding dihydrofolate reductase family protein; amino-acid sequence: MKKVILDLATTLDGFIEGPNGETDWCIMDDDMDFDGFLTGIDTIFYGRVSYDAWGNYQPEENAGPEEQKLWEAIHSKNKFVFSSQNREDENAVFISSDILEKVSEIKKQGGKDIWLYGGASLIKTFIQHNLIDTYRISVHPIALGKGKPLFEDLKEKLNLKLVATNVFKSGVVQIIYEA